One window of the Trifolium pratense cultivar HEN17-A07 linkage group LG2, ARS_RC_1.1, whole genome shotgun sequence genome contains the following:
- the LOC123906170 gene encoding heavy metal-associated isoprenylated plant protein 39-like has product MKNVVLKVDIHNDKIKQKVMKKASSLSGVESISIDMKEKKLTLLGDIDPVNAVSKLRKFCHTEIVSVGPSKPKEEKKSEDKPFETYPFYYHVQPPQYIQDFYYI; this is encoded by the exons ATGAAG aaCGTAGTGTTGAAGGTTGATATTCATAATGATAAAATCAAGCAAAAAGTGATGAAGAAAGCATCTAGCCTTTCAG GGGTTGAATCAATATCAATAGACATGAAAGAGAAGAAATTGACATTATTAGGAGACATTGATCCAGTAAATGCAGTTTCCAAGCTAAGAAAATTTTGTCATACTGAAATAGTTTCAGTTGGACCTTCAAAAccaaaagaagagaaaaagtcAGAGGATAAGCCCTTTGAAACTTATCCATTCTATTATCATGTGCAACCACCACAATATATTCAAGATTTCTACTATATTTGA
- the LOC123906172 gene encoding heavy metal-associated isoprenylated plant protein 39-like, which produces MKNVVLKVDIHNDKIKQKVMKKASSLSGVESISIDMKEKKLTLLGDIDPVNAVSKLRKFCHTEIVSVGPSKPKEEKKSEDKPFETYPLYYHVQPPQYIQDFYYI; this is translated from the exons ATGAAG aacgTAGTGTTGAAGGTTGATATTCATAATGATAAAATCAAGCAAAAAGTGATGAAGAAAGCATCTAGCCTTTCAG GGGTTGAATCAATATCAATAGACATGAAAGAGAAGAAATTGACATTATTAGGAGACATTGATCCAGTAAATGCAGTTTCCAAGCTAAGAAAATTTTGTCATACTGAAATAGTTTCAGTTGGACCTTCAAAAccaaaagaagagaaaaagtcAGAGGATAAACCCTTTGAAACTTATCCATTATATTATCATGTGCAACCACCACAATATATTCAAGATTTCTACTATATTTGA
- the LOC123906171 gene encoding heavy metal-associated isoprenylated plant protein 39-like: MKKIVLKVELYDDRIKKKAMKAVSGISGVESVSVEMKDQKMTLIGDIDTVDVVGKLRKLCHAEIISVGPAKEEKKEEPKKEEPKKKDPKEEMADLVKAYESYYNQLRSQPNPYYYYRTVEESPSGCVIC, from the exons ATGAAG AAAATAGTGTTAAAGGTAGAACTCTACGATGATAGAATCAAGAAAAAAGCCATGAAGGCAGTATCTGGAATTTCAG gggTTGAGTCTGTTTCAGTGGAAATGAAGGATCAAAAAATGACATTAATTGGAGACATAGATACTGTTGATGTTGTGGGAAAGTTAAGGAAATTATGTCATGCTGAAATAATTTCAGTTGGACCAgccaaagaagagaaaaaagaagaacCAAAGAAAGAAGAGCCAAAGAAAAAGGATCCAAAAGAAGAAATGGCTGATCTTGTTAAGGCATATGAATCATATTATAATCAATTGAGATCACAACCAAATCCTTATTACTATTATAGAACTGTGGAAGAGTCTCCTAGTGGATGTGTTATttgttaa
- the LOC123904773 gene encoding uncharacterized protein LOC123904773 gives MSFSVLSCYGVSGAISLSPSNNFCLPIPNFNCPRFYSQPHSNSQLRHNLVNPTPSSVFELGKMLTSLVRNKQFHTAISLSHQMELNGIQPNFVTLNILLNCFCRISQLNFAFSVLAKIIKLGYQPNTITMATLMKGMCLSGQVIKALDFHDDVISKGFQLDQISYGILIDGLCKNGETKAALQLLRKIEALMVKPNVVMYNTVIHSLCKDKLVSDAFHLYSEMIVNNIYPDVVTCNTLIYGLCIVCQFKEAVGLLNEMLLKNISPNVLTFTTLIDGLSKEGEVRKAKNVLAVMIKQGVKPDVVTYNSLMDGYFLVKEVNMAKYVFNTIAQTEVKPDVCTYTVMINGLCKNKMVDEAMYLLKEMYLKNISPDTITYSSLIDGLCKSGRISDVWYLLDEMHDRGHPANVITYTSILDALCKNHQFDKAIELLAKIKDQRIQLNMHTYTILVNGLCKNGRLKDALVVYQDLLIKGYHLDVTMYTVMINGLCKEGLIDEALSLSNFILDLTHPHKTDSLMSKMEDNGCTPDGITYTTLIDALFKNGKNEKAMKLYREMIARGFFSLTVIGMPKLALPYLPYVEIIYASGETVDDGASFLPEIAATTMNMLTSLCQVRIYDEDKNGTLPNFLEGWLETMTSLQTLEINWRPKLTALPASFKELITLHQLRIYDCPMLVNQCKKETGQKWHKIDHVPKFKLELVELEPSFYEKTMSLWKKSKQFLRRHQDYYHSEDESDNIIDDDLGKGTCMTSNEEEVNEENDKCDDSLEANIVHHPPLIFLLSKTKLQQPTALPQLQHLIFFFISTAVRMLFSVLSCYGLSGAISLSPSNNFCLPIPNFNCPRFYSQPHSNSQFHQNHNLAVDDDADFSFNGILDVNPIPSSVFEVGKMLTSLVRNKQFHTAISLSHQMELNGIQPNFVTLNILLNCFCHLSQLNFAFSVLAKIIKLGYQPNTVTMTTLMKGMCLSGQVNKALDFHDDVISKGFQLNQLSYGILIDGLCKKGETTAALQLLRRIEELMVKPNVVMYSIVINSLCKDKLVSDAFHLYSEMIVNNIYPNVVTYNTLIYGLCIVGQFKEAVSLLNEMLLKNISPGVHPFNQLIDGLSKEGELRKAKNVLAVMIKQGVKPDVVTYTSLIDGYFLVNEVKEAKYVFNTIAKTEVKPDVCTYTVMINGLCKNKMVDEAMDLFKEMYLKNISPDTITYSSLIAGLCKSGRISDVWYLLDEMHDRGHPANVITYTSILDALCKNHQFDKAIELLAKIKDQQIQLNMHTYTILVDGLCKNGRLKDALVVYQDLLIKSYHLNVTMYTAMINGLCKEGLIDDALSLMSKMEDNGCTPDGTTYTTLIDALSKNGKNEKAMKLYREMIARGLL, from the exons ATGTCATTTTCAGTGTTAAGTTGTTACGGTGTCAGCGGTGCTATCTCTCTTTCTCCTTCCAACAATTTCTGTCTTCCAATTCCCAATTTCAATTGTCCCCGATTTTACTCTCAACCTCATTCCAATTCCCAATTACGTCACAATCTTGTCAACCCTACACCATCATCCGTCTTCGAACTCGGTAAGATGTTAACTTCCCTTGTTAGAAACAAGCAGTTTCACACTGCTATTTCACTCTCTCATCAAATGGAGCTCAATGGAATTCAACCTAACTTTGTTACTTTGAACATCTTACTCAATTGTTTCTGCCGCATTAGTCAactcaattttgcattttcTGTATTGGCTAAGATTATTAAACTAGGTTATCAGCCTAATACAATAACAATGGCTACACTTATGAAAGGCATGTGTCTTAGTGGTCAGGTTATTAAAGCTTTGGATTTTCATGACGATGTTATATCAAAGGGATTTCAGCTTGATCAAATTAGTTATGGAATCTTGATTGATGGCTTATGTAAAAATGGAGAAACAAAAGCTGCCCTACAGTTGCTTAGAAAGATTGAAGCGTTAATGGTTAAACCAAACGTGGTAATGTACAACACAGTCATTCATAGTCTTTGCAAAGATAAACTCGTGAGTGATGCCTTTCATTTATATTCTGAAATGATTGTCAATAATATTTATCCTGATGTTGTCACTTGCAATACTTTAATATATGGCCTTTGCATTGTGTGTCAATTCAAAGAAGCTGTTGGTTTGTTAAATGAAATGTTGTTGAAAAACATCAGCCCAAATGTTCTTACTTTTACTACACTGATTGATGGTTTATCTAAGGAAGGAGAGGTGAGAAAAGCTAAAAATGTCTTAGCTGTTATGATAAAACAAGGTGTGAAACcagatgttgttacttataATTCTTTAATGGACGGGTATTTCTTGGTTAAAGAAGTGAACATGGCCAAATATGTATTCAACACTATTGCTCAAACGGAAGTTAAACCAGATGTTTGTACTTACACAGTCATGATTAATGGGTTATGCAAGAATAAAATGGTGGATGAAGCCATGTATCTCTTGAAagaaatgtatttaaaaaacatCTCTCCTGATACTATAACATACAGTTCGCTTATTGATGGGCTTTGCAAATCGGGGAGAATCTCTGATGTTTGGTATCTTCTTGATGAGATGCATGATAGAGGCCATCCTGCTAATGTGATCACTTACACTTCTATATTGGATGCATTGTGCAAAAACCATCAGTTTGACAAGGCAATTGAATTATTGGCGAAGATCAAAGACCAACGAATTCAGCTAAATATGCATACATACACTATACTTGTCAATGGACTATGCAAAAATGGAAGACTTAAGGATGCACTAGTAGTTTATCAGGATCTTTTGATTAAAGGCTACCATTTAGATGTGACGATGTATACTGTTATGATTAACGGGCTTTGTAAAGAGGGATTGATTGATGAAGCATTGTccttgtcaaattttatattggacctaactcatcctcacaaaaccgac tCCTTAATGTCAAAAATGGAAGATAATGGTTGCACCCCTGACGGCATAACTTACACAACTCTTATTGATGCTTTGTTCAAAAATGGAAAGAATGAGAAGGCGATGAAACTTTATCGTGAAATGATTGCTAGAG GATTTTTTTCACTCACTGTCATT GGTATGCCCAAGCTTGCATTGCCATACCTTCCATATGTTGAGATTATTTATGCTAGTGGGGAAACTGTTGATGATGGTGCATCTTTCCTGCCGGAAATTGCCGCCA CTACTATGAACATGCTAACTTCCCTTTGTCAAGTGAGAATCTATGACGAAGATAAAAATGGAACGTTACCAAATTTCTTAGAAG GCTGGTTGGAGACCATGACTTCTCTTCAAACATTAGAAATCAATTGGCGTCCAAAATTAACCGCATTACCAGCTAGCTTTAAAGAACTCATAACCTTGCATCAATTACGTATTTATGACTGTCCTATGTTGGTGAACCAATGCAAGAAAGAAACAGGGCAAAAATGGCATAAGATAGATCATGTTCCAAAATTTAAATTGGAACTTGTTGAACTTGAACCGTCATTTTATG AGAAAACGATGTCATTATGGAAGAAGTCGAAGCAATTTCTGCGTCGCCATCAGGACTATTAccattcagaggatgaatcgGACAATATAATTGATGATGACCT TGGAAAAGGTACTTGTATGACTTCTAATGAGGAGGAAGTCaatgaagaaaatgataaaTGTGATGATAGTTTAGAAGCAAATATTGTTCAT CATCCCCCATTGATTTTCTTGTTATCCAAAACTAAGTTGCAGCAACCAACCGCACTACCACAGTTGCAGCATCTCatattcttcttcatctcaACGGCCGTTAGAATGTTATTTTCAGTGTTAAGTTGTTACGGTCTCAGCGGTGCTATCTCTCTTTCTCCTTCCAACAATTTCTGTCTTCCAATTCCCAATTTCAATTGTCCCCGATTTTACTCTCAACCTCATTCCAATTCCCAATTTCATCAAAATCACAATCTTGCTGTTGATGATGATGCTGATTTTTCATTCAATGGAATTCTCGATGTCAACCCTATCCCATCATCCGTCTTCGAAGTCGGTAAGATGTTAACTTCCCTTGTTAGAAACAAGCAGTTTCACACTGCTATTTCTCTATCTCATCAAATGGAGCTCAATGGAATTCAACCTAACTTTGTTACTTTGAACATCTTGCTCAATTGTTTCTGCCACCTTAGTCAACTTAATTTTGCATTTTCTGTATTGGCTAAGATTATTAAACTAGGTTATCAGCCTAATACAGTAACAATGACTACACTTATGAAAGGCATGTGTCTTAGTGGTCAGGTTAATAAAGCATTGGATTTTCATGACGATGTTATATCAAAGGGATTTCAGCTTAATCAACTTAGTTATGGAATCTTGATTGATGGCTTATGTAAAAAAGGAGAAACAACAGCTGCCCTGCAGTTGCTTAGAAGGATTGAAGAGTTAATGGTTAAACCAAACGTGGTAATGTACAGTATAGTCATTAATAGTCTTTGCAAGGATAAACTTGTGAGTGATGCTTTTCATTTATATTCTGAAATGATTGTCAACAATATTTATCCTAATGTTGTCACTTACAATACTTTAATATATGGCCTTTGTATTGTCGGTCAATTCAAAGAAGCTGTTAGTTTGTTAAATGAAATGTTGTTGAAAAACATCAGCCCGGGTGTTCATCCTtttaatcaattgattgatggtttATCTAAGGAAGGAGAGTTGAGAAAAGCTAAAAATGTCTTAGCTGTTATGATAAAACAAGGTGTGAAACcagatgttgttacttataCTTCTTTAATAGATGGGTATTTCTTGGTTAATGAAGTGAAGGAGGCCAAATATGTATTCAACACTATTGCTAAAACGGAAGTGAAACCAGATGTTTGTACCTACACAGTCATGATTAATGGATTATGCAAGAATAAAATGGTGGATGAAGCCATGGATCTCTTCAAagaaatgtatttaaaaaacatCTCTCCTGATACTATAACATACAGTTCGCTTATTGCTGGGCTTTGCAAATCGGGGAGAATCTCTGATGTGTGGTATCTTCTTGATGAGATGCATGATAGAGGCCATCCTGCTAATGTGATCACTTACACTTCTATATTGGATGCATTATGCAAAAACCATCAGTTTGACAAGGCAATTGAATTATTGGCGAAGATCAAAGACCAACAAATTCAGCTAAATATGCATACATACACTATACTTGTCGATGGACTATGCAAAAATGGAAGACTTAAGGATGCACTAGTGGTTTATCAGGATCTTTTGATTAAAAGCTACCATTTAAATGTGACGATGTATACTGCTATGATTAACGGGCTTTGTAAAGAGGGCTTGATTGATGATGCATTGTCCTTAATGTCAAAAATGGAAGATAATGGTTGCACCCCTGACGGCACAACTTACACAACTCTTATTGATGCTTTGTCCAAAAATGGAAAGAATGAGAAGGCGATGAAACTTTATCGTGAAATGATTGCTAGAGGTCTTTTATAA
- the LOC123906173 gene encoding disease resistance protein RGA2-like isoform X2, producing MLRLFMLVGKLLMMVHLSCRKLPPVCIISRYFPSNFFMNSSSLKSWLQRPTNLTCLERIEIAICPDLILPATMNMLTSLCQVRIYDEDKNGTLPNFLEGIPSLQNLYLSSFPSLVTLPGWLETMTSLQTLEINWRPKLTALPASFKELITLHQLRIYDCPMLVNQCKKETGQKWHKIDHVPKFKLELVELEPSFYEKTMSLWKKSKQFLRRHQDYYHSEDESDNIIDDDLDLN from the exons ATGTTGAGATTATTTATGCTAGTGGGGAAACTGTTGATGATGGTGCATCTTTCCTGCCGGAAATTGCCGCCAGTATGTATAATCTCAAGATACTTTCCATCAAATTTTTTCATGAACTCAAG TAGCTTAAAATCCTGGCTCCAACGTCCAACAAACCTGACTTGTCTTGAGAGAATTGAAATTGCTATTTGTCCCGATCTCATTTTACCAGCTACTATGAACATGCTAACTTCCCTTTGTCAAGTGAGAATCTATGACGAAGATAAAAATGGAACGTTACCAAATTTCTTAGAAGGTATTCCCTCGCtgcaaaatttatatttgtcaaGTTTTCCTTCTCTTGTAACCTTGCCAGGCTGGTTGGAGACCATGACTTCTCTTCAAACATTAGAAATCAATTGGCGTCCAAAATTAACCGCATTACCAGCTAGCTTTAAAGAACTCATAACCTTGCATCAATTACGTATTTATGACTGTCCTATGTTGGTGAACCAATGCAAGAAAGAAACAGGGCAAAAATGGCATAAGATAGATCATGTTCCAAAATTTAAATTGGAACTTGTTGAACTTGAACCGTCATTTTATG AGAAAACGATGTCATTATGGAAGAAGTCGAAGCAATTTCTGCGTCGCCATCAGGACTATTAccattcagaggatgaatcgGACAATATAATTGATGATGACCT AGATTTGAACTGA
- the LOC123906173 gene encoding disease resistance protein RGA2-like isoform X1, giving the protein MLRLFMLVGKLLMMVHLSCRKLPPVCIISRYFPSNFFMNSSSLKSWLQRPTNLTCLERIEIAICPDLILPATMNMLTSLCQVRIYDEDKNGTLPNFLEGIPSLQNLYLSSFPSLVTLPGWLETMTSLQTLEINWRPKLTALPASFKELITLHQLRIYDCPMLVNQCKKETGQKWHKIDHVPKFKLELVELEPSFYEKTMSLWKKSKQFLRRHQDYYHSEDESDNIIDDDLKFYFRDLN; this is encoded by the exons ATGTTGAGATTATTTATGCTAGTGGGGAAACTGTTGATGATGGTGCATCTTTCCTGCCGGAAATTGCCGCCAGTATGTATAATCTCAAGATACTTTCCATCAAATTTTTTCATGAACTCAAG TAGCTTAAAATCCTGGCTCCAACGTCCAACAAACCTGACTTGTCTTGAGAGAATTGAAATTGCTATTTGTCCCGATCTCATTTTACCAGCTACTATGAACATGCTAACTTCCCTTTGTCAAGTGAGAATCTATGACGAAGATAAAAATGGAACGTTACCAAATTTCTTAGAAGGTATTCCCTCGCtgcaaaatttatatttgtcaaGTTTTCCTTCTCTTGTAACCTTGCCAGGCTGGTTGGAGACCATGACTTCTCTTCAAACATTAGAAATCAATTGGCGTCCAAAATTAACCGCATTACCAGCTAGCTTTAAAGAACTCATAACCTTGCATCAATTACGTATTTATGACTGTCCTATGTTGGTGAACCAATGCAAGAAAGAAACAGGGCAAAAATGGCATAAGATAGATCATGTTCCAAAATTTAAATTGGAACTTGTTGAACTTGAACCGTCATTTTATG AGAAAACGATGTCATTATGGAAGAAGTCGAAGCAATTTCTGCGTCGCCATCAGGACTATTAccattcagaggatgaatcgGACAATATAATTGATGATGACCT taaattttatttcagAGATTTGAACTGA
- the LOC123906173 gene encoding uncharacterized protein LOC123906173 isoform X3, whose translation MLRLFMLVGKLLMMVHLSCRKLPPVCIISRYFPSNFFMNSSSLKSWLQRPTNLTCLERIEIAICPDLILPATMNMLTSLCQVRIYDEDKNGTLPNFLEEKTMSLWKKSKQFLRRHQDYYHSEDESDNIIDDDLDLN comes from the exons ATGTTGAGATTATTTATGCTAGTGGGGAAACTGTTGATGATGGTGCATCTTTCCTGCCGGAAATTGCCGCCAGTATGTATAATCTCAAGATACTTTCCATCAAATTTTTTCATGAACTCAAG TAGCTTAAAATCCTGGCTCCAACGTCCAACAAACCTGACTTGTCTTGAGAGAATTGAAATTGCTATTTGTCCCGATCTCATTTTACCAGCTACTATGAACATGCTAACTTCCCTTTGTCAAGTGAGAATCTATGACGAAGATAAAAATGGAACGTTACCAAATTTCTTAGAAG AGAAAACGATGTCATTATGGAAGAAGTCGAAGCAATTTCTGCGTCGCCATCAGGACTATTAccattcagaggatgaatcgGACAATATAATTGATGATGACCT AGATTTGAACTGA